Genomic DNA from Planctomycetota bacterium:
CGGCGCGGCCTGGAAGGACGCGTGCACGTGGTGCGCGTCGGATGCCATGGCCTGTGCGCAGGCGCCGTCACCGTTCTGGTGGATCCGAAGGGAATCTTCTACCAGGGCGTCACGGCGGCCGACGTGCCGGAAATCGTCGAACGGACGGTCCTCGGCGGCAAGGTCGTCAAGCGCCTCTGCGGATCCGCCGAAGGCCGGACGGTCGCCAGACGCAAGAATATTCCTTTCTACAAGCATCAGATGCGACGGGTGCTGAAGAACTGCGGCGTGGTGGACCCGAAGAGCCTCCAGGACGCCGTCGCCCACGGCGCCTATGCGTCGGCGGCTCTGGTCCTCTCCTCGCACCGGCCGGAGGACGTGATTGACGAGGTCATCCGTTCCGGCCTGCGTGGCCGCGGCGGGGCGGGGTTCCCGACGGGGCGCAAGTGGCAGTTGGCCCGCGCCTCAGCCGGCGAGCCCAAGTACATTATCTGCAACGCCGACGAGGGCGACCCGGGCGCCTTCATGGACCGGGCGATCCTCGAGGGCGACCCGCACCTCGTGATCGAAGGGATGCTCATCGGGGCGATGGCCATCGGCTCGTCCCGCGGCGTCATCTACGTCCGGGCCGAGTACCCCATCGCCATCGAGCACGCGAAACTGGCGCTGGAGCAGGCGCGCGAGGCGGGCCTCCTGGGCGCGAGCATCCTCGGCACCGGCTTCGACTTCGACATCGCGATCCGCCAGGGCGCGGGGGCCTTCGTCTGCGGCGAGGAGACGGCCCTCATCGCCTCGGTCGAGGGCAAGCGCGGCATGCCGCGGCCGCGGCCCCCCTTTCCCGCCGCGAGCGGCCTCTGGGGCAAGCCCACCAACATCAACAACGTCGAGACGTGGGCCAACGTCCCCCGCGTCATCGAACTCGGGGCCGAGGAGTACGCGAGCGTCGGCACGGAAGGCTCGAAGGGCACCAAGATCTTCGCCCTCGCCGGCAAGGTCCGGAACACGGGGCTCGTGGAAGTGCCGATGGGCGCGACGCTAAGGCAGATTATTTTCGACATCGGCGGCGGCATCCCGCGCGGACGCAAGTTCAAGGCCGCACAGATCGGCGGCCCCAGCGGCGGATGCGTCCCCGCACGGCACCTCGACCTCCCCATCGACTACGACTCCGTCAAGGAGGTCGGCGCCATCATGGGCTCCGGCGGACTGATTGTTATGGACGAAGCGACATGCATGGTGGACATCGCACGCTTCTTCACCGACTTTTGCCAGAAGGAATCGTGCGGCAAGTGCATTCCGTGCCGCATCGGCACCCGACGCATGCTGGAGATCCTGGAGCGGATCACGACCGGCGAGGGGCGGATCGAGGACCTCGACCTTCTCGAAGCCCTCGGCGCGATGATTCGGGAAACGTCGCTCTGCGGCCTGGGCCAGACGGCGCCGAACCCGGTGCTTTCGACCCTTCGGCATTTCCGCGACGAGTACGAGGCGCACATCCGGGAGCGTCGGTGCCCGTCGCACGCGTGCGAGCGGCTCGCGCCGATCTCGTGCTCGGACGCCTGCCCCGCCCACGTCAACGTGCCGGAGTACGTCGCCCTCGTCGCCGAGGGCCGCTTCGCCGACGCCCTCGAGGTCATCCGCCGGCGCAACCCGCTGGCCAGCGTCTGCGGCCGGGCGTGCCACCATCCGTGCGAACTCTTCTGCCGGCGCGGCGACTTGGACCAGCCGGTGGCCATCCGCCACCTGAAGCGATTCGTGACGGACCGCGTGAAGGACGCCGGCTCGCCGCCCCAGTGGCAGGGCCCGCGGCGCGGCAAGGTGGCGGTCGTCGGCTCCGGGCCGGCCGGTCTGACGGCCGCCTATTTCCTCGCGCTCGCCGGCCGAGAGGTCACGGTCTTCGAGGCCCTCGACCGCGTCGGCGGAATGCTGGCGGTCGGCATTCCGCGCTACCGCCTGCCGCCCCAAGCGCTCGGGCGCGACGTCGAGTACATCCGCCGCGCCGGCGTCCGCATCGTCACCGGCCGGCGAATCGAAAGCCTCCAGGAACTCCGGGCCGAAGGCTTCGACGCCATCTTCCTCGCCGCCGGCGCCCATAAGAGCAGCCGCCTCGGCATCCCCGGCGAGGACCTCGACGGCGTCGTGGACGCCCTGAGTTTTCTTCGCGGCGTCATGCTCGCCGAGCGCACGAAGGTCCAGGGCCGCGTCGTCATCATCGGCGGCGGAAACGCGGCGATGGACTCGGCCCGGGCGGCCCTGCGCCTCGGAGCCGAGGCCGTCACCATCCTCTACCGCCGCACCGCCGACGAAATGCCCGCCACCCCCGACGAAATCGAGGACGCCATGCTCGAGGGCGTCGAGTTCCGCTATCTGTCCACCGTCCATGCGATTGAAGGCGACGGCCGGGTCCGCGCCGTCCGGTGCACGAAGATGCGCCTCGGCGACGCCGACGAGAGCGGCCGCCGCCGCCCCATCCCCATCCCGGATTCGGACTACCGGCTCGAGGCGGACCTGGTGATCGCCGCCATCGGCCAGCAGCCGGACCTCGACTTCGTCCAGGCCGACGAGAGCGTGGTCGTCGCGAGCGGCCGGCTGGCCGTGGACCCCGTGACGCTCCGGACGGACGGCGGCGATGTGTTTGCGGG
This window encodes:
- the nuoF gene encoding NADH-quinone oxidoreductase subunit NuoF — translated: MKRLESVNALKQWRRGLASRPKPEATLRVCSTGCRALGALEVCDAFEAEIARRGLEGRVHVVRVGCHGLCAGAVTVLVDPKGIFYQGVTAADVPEIVERTVLGGKVVKRLCGSAEGRTVARRKNIPFYKHQMRRVLKNCGVVDPKSLQDAVAHGAYASAALVLSSHRPEDVIDEVIRSGLRGRGGAGFPTGRKWQLARASAGEPKYIICNADEGDPGAFMDRAILEGDPHLVIEGMLIGAMAIGSSRGVIYVRAEYPIAIEHAKLALEQAREAGLLGASILGTGFDFDIAIRQGAGAFVCGEETALIASVEGKRGMPRPRPPFPAASGLWGKPTNINNVETWANVPRVIELGAEEYASVGTEGSKGTKIFALAGKVRNTGLVEVPMGATLRQIIFDIGGGIPRGRKFKAAQIGGPSGGCVPARHLDLPIDYDSVKEVGAIMGSGGLIVMDEATCMVDIARFFTDFCQKESCGKCIPCRIGTRRMLEILERITTGEGRIEDLDLLEALGAMIRETSLCGLGQTAPNPVLSTLRHFRDEYEAHIRERRCPSHACERLAPISCSDACPAHVNVPEYVALVAEGRFADALEVIRRRNPLASVCGRACHHPCELFCRRGDLDQPVAIRHLKRFVTDRVKDAGSPPQWQGPRRGKVAVVGSGPAGLTAAYFLALAGREVTVFEALDRVGGMLAVGIPRYRLPPQALGRDVEYIRRAGVRIVTGRRIESLQELRAEGFDAIFLAAGAHKSSRLGIPGEDLDGVVDALSFLRGVMLAERTKVQGRVVIIGGGNAAMDSARAALRLGAEAVTILYRRTADEMPATPDEIEDAMLEGVEFRYLSTVHAIEGDGRVRAVRCTKMRLGDADESGRRRPIPIPDSDYRLEADLVIAAIGQQPDLDFVQADESVVVASGRLAVDPVTLRTDGGDVFAGGDAVTGDPVVRAAAGRNVFAGGDAVTGPATIVEAIAAGQRAAQAIDRFLGGKGELPPDRGFASPGKRPEDESEEAARRRPVRALRPKRRRGNFEEVLKGYSLQAACAEARRCLRCDLEQ